The following proteins come from a genomic window of Proteiniphilum propionicum:
- a CDS encoding RagB/SusD family nutrient uptake outer membrane protein has translation MKYYRQISYIILVMAGILLPAGCTDGFEDINKDPYGVTKDEASRDAYSESAAMLAIQSWVVPTFPNASQFTECLLGGNWGGYLSDSNPGFNGKNFATYRPEPNWNKVLFTDIITNIYPNYRGLKDVTDDEILLSVAEVCKVAALHRITDAYGPIPYSRIGENGELNAQFDSQEQVYRTMFEELTGAVDILTIRQAESFSPNADKVFNGNIVAWIKFANSLKLRLAMRLAYVDPALAQQMAEEAVAHEVGVMKSNADNAQIGGFGKDGNPLHRIMYLWNGGDSRISADITSYMNGFQDPRREKYFTKTTFTGSDNVAQNGYFGLRSGIMIPAAQEAQKYANYNVTPNTPMLWMNAAEVAFLKAEGALRGWNMGAESAEDFYEQGIRLSFEEWGAGGADSYLTDSERTPSPYIDPMGKNTHSGTVSNITVAWDEDAGLEENLERIITQKWIAMFPLGLEAWAERRRTGYPLLMPVVVNNSGGVVSTDQGPRRLAYPGEEITTNEENVRYAIDNYLKGPDNMATHVWWDAKK, from the coding sequence ATGAAATATTACAGGCAAATAAGCTATATAATCCTCGTGATGGCCGGCATACTATTGCCTGCCGGTTGTACCGACGGTTTTGAGGATATAAATAAAGACCCGTACGGGGTTACCAAAGATGAGGCATCGAGGGATGCGTACAGCGAAAGCGCTGCCATGCTTGCCATTCAGAGCTGGGTGGTACCCACCTTTCCTAACGCAAGCCAGTTTACCGAGTGCCTCTTGGGTGGCAACTGGGGGGGATACCTCTCCGATTCTAACCCGGGTTTCAACGGAAAGAATTTTGCGACTTACCGTCCCGAGCCAAACTGGAACAAGGTGTTGTTCACCGATATCATCACCAATATCTATCCCAATTACAGGGGACTAAAAGATGTGACCGATGATGAGATATTACTCTCGGTGGCAGAGGTTTGCAAGGTGGCGGCACTGCACCGTATAACGGATGCCTACGGCCCTATACCATACTCCAGAATTGGGGAGAACGGAGAGCTGAATGCTCAGTTCGATTCGCAGGAGCAGGTATATCGCACCATGTTCGAAGAGCTGACCGGTGCGGTGGATATACTTACTATCCGTCAGGCAGAATCGTTCAGTCCCAACGCCGACAAGGTGTTTAACGGCAATATTGTGGCATGGATAAAATTCGCCAACTCGCTTAAGCTGCGCCTGGCAATGCGACTTGCCTATGTTGATCCTGCACTGGCACAGCAGATGGCTGAAGAGGCGGTAGCCCATGAGGTGGGTGTGATGAAGTCTAATGCCGATAACGCACAGATTGGCGGATTTGGTAAGGACGGGAATCCGCTTCACCGTATCATGTATCTCTGGAATGGTGGCGACTCAAGGATATCGGCAGATATCACCTCATATATGAACGGGTTTCAGGACCCGAGAAGGGAGAAGTATTTTACAAAGACCACTTTCACCGGGAGCGATAACGTTGCACAGAACGGCTATTTCGGCTTGCGCTCCGGCATTATGATACCGGCAGCACAGGAGGCGCAGAAGTATGCCAATTACAACGTTACCCCCAATACGCCTATGCTTTGGATGAACGCCGCAGAGGTGGCATTCCTGAAGGCCGAGGGCGCCTTGCGCGGATGGAATATGGGTGCTGAGAGTGCTGAAGATTTCTACGAACAGGGTATACGGCTCTCTTTCGAAGAGTGGGGTGCCGGCGGAGCGGACAGCTACCTTACGGATAGCGAAAGAACTCCGTCGCCATATATCGACCCGATGGGGAAGAACACCCACAGTGGAACGGTGAGTAACATAACCGTGGCATGGGATGAGGATGCAGGCCTTGAAGAGAACCTTGAGCGTATAATTACCCAGAAATGGATTGCTATGTTTCCGCTGGGACTTGAGGCCTGGGCGGAACGTCGCAGAACAGGCTATCCCCTCTTGATGCCGGTAGTGGTGAACAACAGCGGGGGAGTGGTGAGTACGGACCAGGGCCCGCGTAGGCTTGCTTATCCGGGTGAAGAGATTACTACCAACGAGGAGAATGTACGGTATGCCATCGACAACTACCTGAAAGGTCCCGATAATATGGCTACACATGTATGGTGGGATGCTAAAAAATAA
- a CDS encoding glycoside hydrolase family 18 — MNNIISLKRGKWVAGLLAALVLTACSDWTEVEPVAINEADIAKQNPALYAGYLENLRSYKKSVHKVMITWFNNSNKVPLSRADHTDVLPDSIDIVSMMHPVNPAQYELDEMEKVRSEKGTKFVYDMNFEAIKLIYEEMVADMEDAAPEEGVAMAEIPAFVDFLVDTVNQILPLARKYSYDGIIIGYKGKNILHMDEAEKQLYTTYEKAFIGIAEDWHERNSDKMIIFEGYPQNLLNKSILEKSSYIIIPSTDAGNSAKLSYNIMAANVEGVPSDRYIISVETVSLDKEDVKTGYWADGVTRAVTGASQWVMLNHDDYSIAGLGIKNVNNDYFNIARIYRCTRDAISNMNPSPKK, encoded by the coding sequence ATGAACAATATAATATCTTTAAAAAGAGGCAAGTGGGTGGCCGGCTTGCTGGCAGCACTGGTCCTCACTGCCTGTAGCGACTGGACAGAGGTGGAGCCGGTGGCAATTAACGAGGCTGATATCGCGAAGCAGAATCCCGCGCTTTACGCCGGATACCTCGAAAACTTGAGGAGTTACAAGAAGTCGGTGCATAAGGTGATGATCACCTGGTTCAACAACAGCAACAAGGTGCCGCTTAGCCGCGCCGATCATACTGATGTGCTTCCCGACAGTATCGATATAGTATCGATGATGCATCCCGTCAATCCGGCACAGTATGAACTGGATGAGATGGAAAAGGTGAGAAGTGAAAAGGGAACGAAGTTCGTGTATGACATGAATTTTGAAGCTATCAAGCTTATCTATGAAGAGATGGTGGCTGATATGGAAGATGCTGCCCCGGAAGAAGGGGTGGCTATGGCCGAGATACCGGCATTCGTCGATTTTCTCGTGGATACGGTCAACCAGATACTGCCTCTGGCAAGGAAATACAGTTACGATGGAATCATCATAGGTTACAAGGGGAAGAATATTCTGCATATGGATGAAGCGGAAAAGCAGCTATATACTACCTATGAAAAAGCATTTATAGGTATTGCCGAAGATTGGCACGAGAGGAACAGCGACAAGATGATCATCTTTGAAGGGTATCCTCAGAACCTGCTGAACAAAAGCATACTGGAAAAGAGTAGCTATATAATTATTCCCTCAACGGACGCAGGCAACAGTGCGAAGCTTAGCTATAACATAATGGCTGCCAATGTTGAGGGTGTACCTTCCGACCGTTATATTATTTCGGTGGAGACGGTTTCTTTGGATAAAGAAGATGTGAAGACCGGATACTGGGCCGATGGTGTGACACGGGCGGTGACAGGCGCTTCGCAGTGGGTGATGCTTAACCACGATGATTACTCTATAGCTGGACTGGGGATTAAAAACGTGAATAACGACTATTTCAATATTGCACGTATTTATCGTTGTACACGCGATGCAATTTCTAATATGAATCCTTCTCCCAAAAAATGA
- a CDS encoding DUF1735 and LamG domain-containing protein: MKRYNNIYVILLLILLMGGCQSDGSFDNKLYIKSAAKTGEILFTAGEADQEKVLQAELAMPAEQDIKITYRVDESLVKTYNEAYYDNAEMLPAENYEWIEAGAMIHAGGVLSTEARILFKGFSMLNRDKVYVLPVSISEANIDILKSARTYYYVIKGASLINVVADIDENYLSVNWSNPGVCNNLSKVTMEALIRVRNFDKMISTVMGIEGRFLIRIGDANFPSNQIQIATNWGNFPGADSNKGLPVNEWVHVALTYDATSGSMIVYVNGRKQSEGTLSAGNVDLGNSNFFIGRSYDNNRWLAGEISECRIWNIVRTQEEIADNPYYVDPASEGLVAYWKFDEGAGSTVKDHTVNGNNVVANNTLKWTPVKLPASAE, translated from the coding sequence ATGAAACGATACAATAATATATATGTAATACTGCTGCTGATACTACTTATGGGTGGTTGCCAAAGTGACGGCAGTTTTGACAATAAGCTCTATATAAAGAGCGCTGCGAAGACAGGAGAGATACTCTTTACCGCAGGTGAAGCGGACCAGGAGAAAGTGCTTCAGGCAGAGCTGGCAATGCCCGCCGAACAGGATATTAAAATTACATACAGGGTGGATGAATCGTTAGTGAAGACCTACAACGAGGCTTATTACGATAATGCGGAGATGCTGCCTGCCGAAAACTACGAGTGGATTGAAGCGGGAGCTATGATTCACGCGGGAGGTGTGTTATCTACGGAGGCGCGTATCCTTTTCAAGGGATTCTCGATGCTGAACCGTGACAAGGTGTATGTTCTGCCGGTCTCAATCTCTGAGGCTAATATTGATATCCTGAAGAGCGCCCGCACCTACTATTATGTGATAAAGGGTGCATCGCTTATAAATGTGGTGGCTGATATTGATGAGAACTACCTCTCTGTGAACTGGTCTAATCCCGGTGTTTGCAACAACCTTTCAAAGGTGACGATGGAAGCGCTGATCAGGGTCCGTAATTTCGATAAGATGATTAGTACCGTGATGGGTATAGAAGGCAGGTTCCTGATCCGTATAGGAGATGCGAACTTTCCGTCGAACCAGATACAGATAGCCACTAACTGGGGTAATTTTCCCGGTGCCGACTCTAACAAGGGGTTGCCGGTGAACGAATGGGTGCATGTGGCGTTGACCTATGATGCTACCAGCGGCTCGATGATTGTTTATGTGAACGGAAGGAAACAGTCGGAGGGTACCTTGTCGGCAGGTAATGTGGACCTGGGGAACAGTAATTTCTTTATCGGGCGTTCATATGACAATAACCGATGGCTTGCCGGTGAGATATCGGAATGCAGGATATGGAATATTGTACGCACGCAGGAAGAGATAGCTGATAATCCCTACTATGTTGATCCCGCATCGGAGGGCCTGGTTGCCTATTGGAAGTTCGATGAGGGAGCGGGCAGCACCGTTAAGGATCATACCGTCAACGGGAACAATGTCGTGGCAAATAATACATTGAAATGGACGCCGGTGAAATTGCCTGCGTCTGCCGAATAA
- a CDS encoding BT_3987 domain-containing protein, whose translation MRNNILNASKCFVVLLLMLGAFFSACDESIDLAKLDEASYEVPGEVIGYITNNGGDRKMSFVDFRDKGTEEIYVGLTEEAPEDVTVSFRYEPSLLDAYNSNNDTEYQLFPVSAVTIPGKVTIAKGGKVSGKGEVVFETTETLEKGRTYVIPLKAELASGNVGLSEAESEFLIFVDDLSKIPTADKPSGIKIISCMEVNDTNPLNNLCFTLADSGKPLIDMVILFSANINYNNETGKVFVYNNPNVQHLLDNREKYLKPLQDRGIQVVLGILGNHDHSGVANLGTEAARQFAQELKVVCDAYRLDGVFFDDEYSSYKNPPPPGFVTPSNAAAARLCYETKMAMPDKLVTVYVYSRTSSLPAVDGHDSGTFIDYAIHDYGGSYDLSGNYPGLPRSGMALYSQEYARGYTTSETNLKSLRDGGYGAHMIFAMDPFRRNFSYSQKPSMERIARALFDDELVYDGKPYKKDW comes from the coding sequence ATGAGAAACAATATATTAAATGCATCGAAGTGCTTTGTTGTACTTCTCCTGATGCTGGGGGCTTTTTTTAGCGCCTGTGATGAAAGTATCGACCTGGCAAAGCTCGACGAGGCCTCTTACGAAGTACCCGGCGAAGTGATCGGGTATATCACGAACAACGGGGGGGACAGGAAAATGAGTTTTGTAGATTTTCGTGATAAGGGTACTGAGGAGATTTATGTAGGGCTGACGGAGGAGGCGCCGGAGGATGTTACCGTTTCATTCAGGTATGAACCTTCTCTGTTAGATGCTTATAACAGTAATAACGACACTGAATACCAGCTGTTTCCCGTGTCGGCTGTGACAATTCCCGGGAAGGTGACTATTGCGAAGGGGGGTAAGGTATCGGGAAAAGGCGAGGTGGTGTTTGAAACTACCGAAACTCTGGAAAAGGGGCGGACTTACGTTATACCGTTGAAGGCGGAGCTGGCGTCGGGCAATGTAGGGCTTTCCGAAGCCGAATCTGAGTTTCTGATCTTTGTTGATGACCTGAGCAAAATTCCAACCGCTGATAAGCCGTCAGGCATCAAGATTATTAGTTGTATGGAGGTGAATGATACCAACCCGTTGAATAATCTTTGCTTCACGCTGGCAGACAGTGGTAAGCCGCTGATTGACATGGTTATTCTCTTCTCTGCCAATATTAACTATAACAATGAAACCGGCAAGGTGTTTGTCTATAATAACCCAAACGTGCAGCATCTTCTTGATAACAGGGAGAAATATTTAAAACCTTTGCAGGACCGGGGAATACAGGTTGTTCTGGGAATTCTGGGAAACCACGACCATTCGGGGGTGGCTAACCTGGGGACCGAGGCTGCACGTCAGTTTGCACAGGAGCTGAAGGTGGTGTGCGATGCTTACCGGCTCGACGGTGTGTTCTTCGATGATGAATATTCATCATACAAGAATCCGCCACCTCCGGGCTTTGTTACACCGTCGAACGCTGCAGCAGCACGGTTGTGTTATGAAACAAAGATGGCTATGCCTGACAAGCTGGTGACGGTGTATGTATATAGCCGTACATCGAGCCTGCCGGCAGTGGACGGACACGATTCGGGTACGTTTATCGACTATGCGATACACGATTACGGCGGTAGTTATGACTTAAGCGGGAATTATCCCGGCCTGCCCCGCTCGGGTATGGCGCTCTACTCACAGGAGTATGCCCGTGGATATACCACCTCTGAAACCAATTTGAAAAGTTTGAGGGATGGGGGATATGGCGCACATATGATTTTCGCGATGGATCCGTTCAGAAGAAACTTCAGTTACTCTCAGAAGCCGTCAATGGAACGTATTGCACGTGCGTTGTTCGACGACGAACTGGTGTACGACGGAAAACCATATAAGAAAGATTGGTAA
- a CDS encoding BT0820 family HAD-type phosphatase, whose protein sequence is MIIAVDFDGTIVEHAYPEIGKPIPFAIETLLQLQKDGHKLILWTVRRGRLLQEAVDYCAERGLYFFAENENYRGETIEREEFSRKLKADMFIDDRNLGGLPDWGVIYNAIRTTADGGNALQVMAGNSSMPAPKKRKWWSF, encoded by the coding sequence ATGATTATAGCCGTAGATTTTGACGGAACCATCGTGGAGCATGCCTATCCTGAGATTGGCAAACCCATTCCATTCGCCATAGAGACACTTTTGCAACTTCAGAAAGACGGCCATAAGCTTATATTGTGGACAGTAAGGCGAGGCCGGCTTCTGCAGGAGGCGGTGGACTACTGTGCCGAAAGGGGATTGTATTTTTTTGCGGAGAACGAAAACTACCGTGGCGAGACTATCGAACGGGAGGAGTTCTCGCGCAAGCTCAAAGCTGATATGTTTATCGACGACCGAAACCTGGGGGGGCTACCCGACTGGGGTGTGATCTACAATGCTATAAGGACAACGGCCGATGGGGGCAATGCCCTTCAGGTTATGGCAGGCAACTCGTCTATGCCGGCACCCAAAAAGAGAAAATGGTGGTCTTTCTAA
- a CDS encoding glycoside hydrolase family 10 protein has protein sequence MYKISLFLYLFLFVSISAFSAGPPTVERAATGKAENAIATEGILAEGIPATGIAETEIPATGIPATEVRAVWLTTNYGLDWPRNRSNIEVQKRELTDILDNLQKHNFNTVMFQVRARGEVLYNSDIEPMSLMIASRGPGRRAFDPLAFAVEECHRRGLECHAWMVTYPLGGDKHVRELGSKSVTKKNPSLTKKFRGEWFLDPGNPRTDDYLLSIVNEIVTNYDVDGIHFDYIRYPDNRGQFPDDGMYRLYGKGKSRADWRRDNITRFVTKAYDRVKKVKPWVQVSSSPLGRYRALENVGHGWTALETVYQDAGRWMRIGKHDALYPMMYYKEALFYPFVDDWVRQGNGRIVVPGLGAYQMVELGWSQQDILNQVDYTRQKKVYGQAYFRAENVLANTKGILRSLEEYYRYPAKLPAMTWLSSSAPAMPHEIRAEKREDGLFELAWESAHDGERVTYNVYRCRTEHLDREDAANILAVGLRQPLLAISVPDNDEAFYYFVTVSDSFHNESEASLPAFFFHSEMEK, from the coding sequence ATGTACAAAATATCTCTCTTTCTCTATCTCTTTTTATTTGTCTCTATAAGCGCTTTCTCTGCCGGGCCGCCGACTGTTGAAAGGGCTGCCACGGGAAAAGCTGAAAATGCAATAGCCACCGAGGGAATTCTTGCCGAGGGAATACCTGCAACGGGAATAGCCGAAACGGAAATACCTGCAACTGGAATACCGGCAACGGAAGTGAGGGCGGTATGGCTGACCACCAACTATGGGCTTGACTGGCCTCGTAACAGGAGTAACATAGAAGTGCAGAAGAGGGAACTGACGGATATACTGGATAATCTGCAGAAGCACAATTTCAATACTGTCATGTTTCAGGTAAGGGCAAGGGGTGAGGTGTTATATAACTCTGATATTGAGCCGATGTCGTTGATGATTGCATCTCGGGGACCAGGTAGGAGAGCCTTTGATCCGCTGGCTTTTGCCGTTGAAGAGTGCCACAGAAGGGGACTGGAATGCCATGCCTGGATGGTGACCTATCCGTTGGGAGGTGATAAGCATGTGCGCGAGCTGGGCTCAAAGTCGGTGACAAAAAAAAACCCCTCTTTAACTAAAAAATTCAGGGGCGAATGGTTTCTCGACCCGGGAAATCCAAGGACGGACGACTACCTTCTTTCGATTGTGAACGAGATTGTTACAAATTATGATGTGGATGGGATACATTTCGACTATATACGGTACCCTGACAACAGGGGACAGTTCCCCGACGATGGGATGTACCGTCTGTATGGCAAGGGCAAGTCGCGAGCCGATTGGCGCAGGGATAACATCACCCGCTTTGTGACGAAGGCGTATGACCGGGTTAAAAAGGTAAAACCGTGGGTACAAGTGAGCAGCTCGCCACTAGGCCGTTACCGTGCTTTGGAAAACGTGGGGCACGGATGGACTGCCCTTGAAACGGTCTATCAGGATGCGGGGCGGTGGATGAGGATAGGTAAGCATGATGCGCTCTACCCGATGATGTATTACAAGGAGGCGCTGTTTTATCCTTTTGTGGACGATTGGGTCAGGCAGGGGAACGGACGTATTGTGGTGCCGGGATTGGGAGCCTACCAGATGGTGGAGCTTGGATGGTCGCAGCAGGATATACTTAACCAGGTTGATTATACACGGCAAAAGAAAGTGTATGGCCAGGCATATTTCCGTGCGGAGAACGTGTTGGCCAATACGAAGGGAATTCTGAGGTCGTTGGAGGAGTACTACCGATACCCGGCAAAGTTGCCTGCAATGACCTGGCTGAGCAGTTCGGCGCCAGCAATGCCGCACGAAATAAGGGCGGAGAAGAGGGAGGATGGACTGTTTGAACTGGCATGGGAATCGGCCCATGATGGCGAAAGGGTGACTTACAACGTGTATCGTTGCCGGACGGAGCATCTCGACAGGGAGGACGCGGCGAATATCCTGGCGGTGGGACTAAGACAGCCGCTGCTGGCAATAAGTGTGCCTGACAACGATGAGGCGTTTTATTACTTTGTAACTGTATCGGACTCGTTCCATAACGAGAGTGAGGCAAGTTTGCCGGCTTTTTTCTTTCATTCTGAAATGGAAAAATGA
- a CDS encoding adenylosuccinate synthase yields MKVDVILGLQWGDEGKGKIVDVLTPNYEMVARFQGGPNAGHTLEFEGEKYILKSIPSGIFQQGKLNIIGNGVVIDPALFKQEVEALETTGHTLTDKLCISKKAHLILPTHRLLDAASERAMGESKIGTTGRGIGPAYTDKISRHGLRVGDLLNNFEEKYRRAVERHKEILDSYNFEYDLQELEPEWFAGVEKMKEFQIIDSEHVINRHLAEGGSILAEGAQGSMLDIDFGSYPFVTSSNTVCAGACTGLGVAPGKIGEVYGIFKAYCTRVGSGPFPTELFDDEGQKLRDNGNEYGSVTGRPRRCGWIDLVALRYTVMLNGVTKLVMMKSDVLDSFDTIKACVAYNIDGEEIEELPFDIAEGIEPVFVELPGWKTDMSKMQSEDEFPEEFNNYITFLEEELGVPVAIVSVGPDRAQTIIRG; encoded by the coding sequence ATGAAGGTCGATGTAATCTTAGGGCTCCAGTGGGGCGACGAAGGCAAAGGTAAGATAGTGGACGTGCTTACGCCAAACTATGAGATGGTAGCGCGTTTTCAGGGTGGGCCTAATGCGGGTCATACCCTTGAGTTTGAAGGGGAAAAATATATTCTAAAATCGATTCCATCGGGGATCTTCCAGCAGGGGAAGCTCAATATCATTGGTAATGGTGTGGTGATTGACCCGGCTCTGTTCAAACAGGAGGTTGAGGCACTGGAGACTACCGGCCACACGCTTACCGACAAGCTCTGCATCTCTAAAAAGGCTCACCTGATATTGCCAACGCACCGGTTGCTTGACGCTGCATCGGAGAGGGCGATGGGTGAATCGAAGATAGGTACTACTGGACGTGGCATTGGGCCGGCATATACCGATAAGATAAGCCGCCACGGACTGAGGGTGGGCGACCTTTTAAATAACTTTGAAGAGAAGTACCGCAGGGCGGTGGAAAGACATAAAGAGATACTGGATAGCTATAATTTCGAATATGACCTGCAGGAGTTGGAACCGGAATGGTTTGCAGGGGTGGAGAAGATGAAGGAGTTCCAGATTATAGACAGTGAACATGTTATAAACAGGCATCTTGCCGAAGGCGGAAGCATACTGGCTGAGGGCGCACAGGGATCGATGCTTGATATTGATTTCGGCTCTTACCCGTTCGTGACCTCCTCAAACACAGTGTGCGCGGGAGCATGCACCGGCCTTGGTGTGGCACCGGGAAAGATTGGTGAGGTGTATGGTATTTTCAAGGCCTATTGTACACGCGTGGGGAGCGGGCCGTTCCCTACGGAGCTGTTCGATGATGAGGGCCAGAAATTGCGCGACAACGGAAATGAATATGGGTCGGTTACCGGACGGCCGCGCCGTTGCGGGTGGATTGACCTGGTGGCGCTTCGATATACGGTTATGCTGAACGGGGTGACTAAGCTGGTGATGATGAAAAGTGATGTGCTGGACAGCTTCGATACTATAAAGGCATGTGTGGCTTACAATATTGATGGTGAAGAGATTGAGGAGCTGCCGTTTGATATTGCGGAAGGTATTGAACCAGTATTCGTGGAGCTGCCCGGATGGAAGACGGATATGTCCAAGATGCAGTCGGAGGATGAATTTCCAGAGGAGTTTAATAACTACATCACCTTCCTTGAAGAGGAGCTTGGCGTGCCTGTTGCTATTGTTTCGGTAGGTCCCGACCGTGCCCAGACAATTATACGGGGATGA
- a CDS encoding zinc metallopeptidase — MTTIWILFIAIAVAGWIVQGTLQSRFKKYSRIPVRNGMTGRDVAEKMLHDNGIYDVQVISVRGQLTDHYNPLNKTINLSEPVYGSNSVAAAAVAAHETGHAIQHALGYAPLKMRSALVPVISSTSKWVMWVILLGIIMIQTFPMLLWFGIGMFALTTLFSFITLPVEKNATNRAIRWLSSAGITDMSNHNQAEDALRWAGYTYVVAALGSLATLLYYIMIAMSGSRRS; from the coding sequence ATGACAACAATCTGGATTTTATTTATAGCTATTGCAGTGGCCGGGTGGATAGTACAGGGTACGCTGCAGAGCCGGTTTAAAAAATATTCAAGGATCCCTGTCCGCAACGGTATGACGGGCAGGGACGTGGCCGAAAAGATGCTGCACGACAATGGCATCTATGATGTGCAGGTGATATCAGTGAGGGGGCAGCTGACGGACCACTACAATCCGCTGAACAAGACAATTAACCTGAGCGAGCCGGTATATGGCTCCAACAGCGTGGCGGCTGCAGCAGTAGCCGCACACGAGACAGGCCACGCCATACAGCATGCCTTGGGGTATGCACCACTGAAAATGCGATCGGCATTGGTGCCTGTGATCTCATCTACCTCTAAATGGGTGATGTGGGTGATATTGCTGGGGATAATCATGATTCAGACTTTTCCGATGCTCTTGTGGTTCGGAATAGGTATGTTTGCACTGACAACCCTTTTCAGCTTTATTACACTGCCGGTGGAGAAGAACGCGACAAACCGTGCGATCCGATGGCTGAGCAGTGCCGGTATAACCGATATGAGCAACCATAACCAGGCTGAAGATGCGCTACGGTGGGCGGGATATACCTATGTGGTTGCGGCTCTCGGCTCACTCGCGACGCTACTCTATTACATAATGATTGCCATGAGCGGCAGCAGGAGGTCGTAA
- a CDS encoding TIGR01777 family oxidoreductase → MKTILITGGSGMVGKKLSELLLEKGYKVIWLSRERYLKAEIPRYRWNYLKNEIDKDAVEQADVIIHLSGSNLGEESWTKKKKKKIVESRVNTAKLLLETVKLTDKKPEAFISASAVGFYGTEIGERIFIEDDNPARSDFLSSTCRKWEAAAGMFQEEMGIRTVVMRTAFVISNDSEGFKKMMLPTRFGLGAPLGSGRQYLSWIHIDDLCRLYIRAVEDASMKGVYNAVAPEFTTNAQFMKTLSKVMKRPFFLPRVPSFLLRMFMGEASMMILYGSRISSEKVRAAGYEFLYPAAREAISAALENDKIRLE, encoded by the coding sequence ATGAAAACAATCTTAATTACAGGTGGTTCGGGCATGGTTGGGAAAAAGCTTTCTGAATTGCTTCTTGAGAAAGGATACAAAGTGATCTGGCTCAGCCGCGAAAGATATTTGAAAGCGGAGATTCCACGATATAGGTGGAACTACCTGAAAAACGAAATAGACAAAGATGCGGTGGAGCAGGCCGATGTGATTATTCACCTGTCGGGATCGAACCTTGGAGAGGAGTCCTGGACAAAAAAGAAAAAGAAAAAGATTGTGGAGAGCCGGGTGAATACGGCAAAGCTACTGCTGGAAACGGTTAAATTGACGGATAAAAAGCCGGAGGCGTTTATCTCGGCTTCGGCTGTGGGTTTCTACGGTACTGAGATAGGTGAGAGAATATTCATTGAGGACGATAATCCCGCAAGAAGCGATTTTTTGAGCAGCACCTGCAGGAAATGGGAAGCTGCCGCAGGCATGTTTCAGGAAGAGATGGGGATTCGTACAGTAGTGATGCGTACAGCCTTCGTTATATCGAACGATAGCGAGGGATTCAAAAAGATGATGCTCCCCACAAGGTTCGGGCTGGGGGCACCGTTAGGATCGGGAAGGCAATACCTGAGCTGGATTCATATTGATGATCTCTGCAGGCTTTATATAAGGGCAGTTGAGGATGCATCGATGAAGGGTGTTTATAACGCCGTTGCACCTGAATTTACTACCAATGCGCAGTTTATGAAGACGCTATCGAAGGTGATGAAGCGCCCTTTTTTTCTGCCCCGTGTGCCGTCGTTTTTATTGAGGATGTTCATGGGCGAGGCTTCCATGATGATTCTCTACGGGAGCCGCATATCATCGGAAAAGGTTCGTGCTGCCGGCTATGAGTTTCTTTATCCGGCAGCTAGGGAAGCTATATCTGCTGCACTTGAAAACGATAAAATAAGGCTGGAATAA
- a CDS encoding nuclear transport factor 2 family protein, translating into MNKYMLFLILVVAVFAGCKQKEQVKTVDLAAVEDTVSIEADKFHSAYASNDLNTYSAYLLDDVLVCGTDPRELWSKKQFAEYRNDQFPDSVILETIPLQKEIKVSPDGKSAIVVVQLFVPAISSKIPVRNITHMLKAGDKWKIDFISFSLITENENIEKLDMALTK; encoded by the coding sequence ATGAATAAATACATGTTATTCTTGATTCTTGTAGTAGCGGTTTTTGCAGGATGCAAGCAAAAGGAACAGGTTAAGACTGTCGACCTTGCCGCTGTGGAGGATACTGTATCTATTGAAGCAGACAAATTCCATAGTGCATATGCTTCGAACGATTTGAATACGTACTCTGCATATCTATTGGATGATGTGCTGGTCTGCGGTACAGATCCACGTGAACTGTGGTCTAAAAAACAATTTGCAGAATACAGGAATGATCAATTTCCCGACTCCGTCATCTTAGAGACAATTCCGCTTCAGAAAGAGATTAAAGTTTCTCCTGACGGGAAGTCCGCAATTGTTGTTGTGCAACTATTCGTGCCCGCTATAAGCTCCAAGATACCGGTACGTAACATTACCCATATGCTGAAGGCTGGCGATAAATGGAAAATCGATTTTATAAGTTTTTCCTTAATCACTGAAAATGAAAATATAGAAAAGTTGGATATGGCGTTGACAAAGTAA